One window of the Archangium primigenium genome contains the following:
- a CDS encoding GspE/PulE family protein: protein MPAPVTPPASGSNRSKTDFSLPFVLEALVSQRVLTADQGQNILTRESAARARVLKNQGVVGKDAARYEVSPVEIVAAFQVPLADGRGSLDEDRVTEIAARAAGVPYKKVDPLKLDMSLATRTVSRPFAQKHVLLPLEKAQDGRLVVAVANPFDKELFESMHVLTGMAIDPVLASKTDILRAIADIYGFKRTLAKAADDFNANPGNVGQVNNFEQLVSLSNRQELDAADQPVVQAVDYLLRYAFDNRASDIHIEPKRNSSLVRLRIDGVLHPVYTLPSGVHPPIVSRVKTLSRMDISEKRKPQDGRIKTEKDGREVELRVSSLPTAFGEKIVIRVFDPETLVQDIAQLGFDPQEKSVFESWIDQPHGIILVTGPTGSGKTTTLYSALKAVAGQDVNVTTIEDPIEMVWDGFNQVQVQPKLGLDFANALRSILRQDPDVIMVGEIRDEETAENAVQAALTGHLVLSTLHTNDAIGAVARLKDMGVPPFLLAQSLIGVMAQRLLRRVCPHCAQPAQLSQDELAMLGTPLPLLPGGVKIVKGAGCVRCRGTGYWGRTGAFEIVNLTNELREFISRGANHAQMLDAARRAGTRTLREAAVRKLAMGLTSFDEVVRMTSVA from the coding sequence TTGCCAGCGCCCGTGACCCCGCCCGCTTCCGGTAGCAACCGGAGCAAGACCGATTTCTCCCTGCCCTTCGTGCTCGAGGCGCTCGTTTCCCAGCGGGTGCTCACCGCCGATCAGGGCCAGAACATCCTCACCCGCGAGTCGGCCGCGCGCGCCCGGGTCCTCAAGAACCAGGGCGTGGTGGGCAAGGACGCCGCGCGCTACGAGGTGTCCCCGGTGGAGATCGTCGCCGCCTTCCAGGTGCCCCTGGCGGATGGCCGCGGCTCGCTGGACGAGGACCGGGTGACGGAGATCGCCGCGCGCGCCGCCGGCGTCCCCTACAAGAAGGTGGATCCGCTCAAGCTCGACATGTCCCTGGCCACGCGCACCGTGTCCCGGCCCTTCGCGCAGAAGCACGTGCTGCTGCCCCTGGAGAAGGCCCAGGACGGCCGCCTGGTGGTGGCGGTGGCCAACCCCTTCGACAAGGAGCTCTTCGAGAGCATGCACGTGCTCACCGGCATGGCGATCGATCCGGTGCTCGCGTCGAAGACGGACATCCTCCGGGCCATCGCGGACATCTACGGCTTCAAGCGCACGCTGGCCAAGGCGGCGGATGACTTCAACGCCAATCCCGGCAACGTGGGGCAGGTCAACAACTTCGAGCAGCTCGTCTCGCTGAGCAACCGCCAGGAGCTGGACGCGGCGGACCAGCCCGTGGTGCAGGCGGTGGACTACCTCTTGCGCTACGCCTTCGACAACCGCGCCTCGGACATCCACATCGAGCCCAAGCGCAACAGCTCGCTCGTGCGCCTGCGCATCGACGGCGTGCTGCACCCCGTGTACACGCTGCCCTCCGGCGTGCACCCGCCCATCGTGTCGCGCGTGAAGACGCTCTCGCGCATGGACATCTCCGAGAAGCGCAAGCCCCAGGACGGCCGCATCAAGACGGAGAAGGACGGGCGCGAGGTGGAGTTGCGCGTGTCCTCGCTGCCCACCGCCTTCGGCGAGAAGATCGTCATCCGTGTGTTCGATCCGGAGACGCTCGTGCAGGACATCGCCCAGCTCGGCTTCGACCCGCAGGAGAAGTCCGTCTTCGAGTCGTGGATCGACCAGCCCCACGGCATCATCCTGGTCACGGGCCCCACGGGCAGCGGCAAGACGACGACCCTGTACTCGGCGCTCAAGGCGGTGGCGGGCCAGGACGTGAACGTCACCACCATTGAAGATCCCATCGAAATGGTGTGGGACGGCTTCAACCAGGTGCAGGTGCAGCCCAAGCTGGGGCTCGACTTCGCCAACGCCCTGCGCAGCATCCTGCGCCAGGACCCGGACGTCATCATGGTGGGCGAGATCCGCGACGAGGAGACGGCGGAGAACGCGGTGCAGGCCGCGCTCACGGGCCACCTGGTGCTCTCCACGCTGCACACCAACGACGCCATCGGCGCGGTGGCCCGCCTCAAGGACATGGGCGTGCCCCCCTTCCTGCTCGCGCAGAGCCTCATCGGCGTGATGGCCCAGCGCCTGCTGCGGCGGGTGTGCCCGCACTGCGCCCAGCCCGCCCAGCTCTCCCAGGACGAGCTGGCCATGCTCGGCACGCCGCTGCCCCTGCTGCCGGGCGGGGTGAAGATCGTCAAGGGCGCGGGCTGCGTGCGCTGCCGGGGCACGGGGTACTGGGGCCGGACCGGTGCGTTCGAAATCGTCAACCTCACCAACGAATTGCGCGAATTCATCTCGCGCGGCGCCAACCACGCGCAGATGCTGGACGCGGCGCGCCGGGCGGGCACCCGCACGCTGCGTGAGGCGGCGGTGCGCAAGCTCGCCATGGGGCTGACGTCCTTCGACGAGGTGGTGCGGATGACGTCGGTGGCGTGA